Sequence from the Salvelinus sp. IW2-2015 unplaced genomic scaffold, ASM291031v2 Un_scaffold3969, whole genome shotgun sequence genome:
acgcctCTCGTTgtctggcccttgcttcataacttgcgccaaacccactggctccagggtcatctacaagtctcgctaggtaaagccccgccttatctcagctcactgtcaccatGAAGCACCCCACCGcagcacgagctccagcaggttATATTCCTGGTCATCCCAAACAATTCTTCTtcggctgcctctccttccagttctctgctccaatgactgaacgaactgcaaaatcaatgaagctggagactcatatctcccacTAGCTTTAAGACCAGCTGTCAGAGAGCTCACAgaatcactgcacctgtaaacagcccatcaaTACCTGATCCCCATACTATttattatttatcttgctcctttgcaccccagttatctctacttgcacgttctcttctgcacatctaccattccatgtttaattgctaattgtaattacttcgccaccatgcctATTTATTGCACTTACCCtctatcctacctcatttgcacatgctgttatatattttctactgtatattgattacttgtatgtgtttattccatgttaATCTCGTGTGTTGTGTATGGTACCGAACTGCCTTTCTTTATCATTGGCCAGGTCgcaagttgtaaatgagaacttgttctcaactgccctaCCTGGTTAATGAAGGTGAAAAAAATCAATAAATTTTTAAAAAGAATACGCCTAGTCCCTGAAACAGTAAATAATGTGAAATATATGTGTTACTAAATGGACATTTCCTGACTGCCGATTGGAGGTAGTCTTCTGCTTCTCTTCCAAACTACCAGCAAAGTGTATATATAATAAGTATATAACCAGAGGTTTCCAGTCTGAATGGGAGAGTTCCAATAGAGGCACCTCCCCAATGTGGTCACCTGAGTGGTTGTGCATCCTTCATCCTGcagcccacacaaacacacacacaacaacacaccggcacacaaacacagcaacacacacagcatacacacgcaaaagcacaccacacacagcaacgcgtaacagcacacacacacacacgcacgtaacacacacacacacacaacacgtaccACGACACGATCATAGCACTCGTCGATGCGCACTCTACGCAACATCCACGTCccgacagtcacacacacacacacacacaccacgatgcGTAACCACACACGTCAAAACCTGGCCGAGAGACATCAGACAGAATAGAAAATGGGCCTTAGACACATCAGAGAATTGAGACAAAGTTCATCTACCTGCTGAGCTGAAGCTTTGCTACTAAATTCTCTATTGAGCAAATTGGGATCTCAGCTACAGAATTTCTCCAAACAAGGACTGACGAGAAATGTTGTATAGCTATCGGAGTGGTGTTTAAAGATGGCTCTGGACTGGGATTCAGGGCTGGGACTCAGGGACTGGGACCAGGGACTGGACTCAGGGACGTATTCAGAGGAGaacggagtgagagagagaggcggaaggagaggaagaaggaggaggggagaaagggaggagaagtgGGGATGGACGGGAcgaggggaagaagagggaggaggaagggagaggagagcacaggaacaaggagggagaggaggagcgagaaggagggagagaaaggaagagaaagagagagaataggagggagaggacgggattagagaggagaggattagggagagagaggagaggagagagaggaggagaggagagagagagaggagagaagagagagaagaggagagagagagagagagagagcaggaagaagagaagaatTCTGTCCTTCTCGCACGATTCGAAGCATGACATGCCATCACCCATGctggaacaaaaaaaaacagagatgTGGCTGCCTGGGTTCTCCATGTTCTATAAGTAGCCGCTGCTTCCCAGGGCAGACGGACAGAGCTGACTCCCGATTCACATTTCAACCAACATTCAGACCAGATCTGGTGAGTCACACTGTTACTAATGACCCTAGAGGCATGCTACACAGAGCCAGCTAATCAGACTGCTAAGACCACATTACCCAAATAGAGTAGTAATATATACACATTATGCCTTAGTCCAAAGTAATAGCAGATTATAAGGCATTTATGCTTTTAGTTGATATACAGGACAGCCGATGCATTCTACCATCCAAGCTGAAACCacacaagaaaacacacacacacaacacaaacacaaacaaaacacaaacacacaaaacacacaccaacacacacaacacacaaaacacacaaaacacagtacacaacacaaaacacacacccaccaacacaaacacaacacccacaaaaAAAACTACACTCATGCGTAGCACAGACATAAAGCAGCAAGTCCCCTCAGAGTTTTGTCTGGAAGAAGAGCACTCATCACTCATCACTATCACCAATAGACTGACCTGGACCTGACTGAGATAAGAAAAAaataggggagaggagaagagaaggagagagaaagagaagaagaggaagagagtagagaagagagagagaggagagaggagagcgagaaagagagaagcgaGAAGAAACGGAagtagagaaagaaaagaaaggacgAAGACCAGgaagaaaaagaaggagagaaCCGAGGAGAAAACGAGAGAACGGAGGAGGgcacgcacacagagacagagaaacacagcccGATGCAGAGAGACGCCACAGGACGGCGAGAAGAAGCAGACGCCCCTCCAGACTCAGCCTgaagagaacaaaagagagactGCAGTGATCGCCTTGACATGAGGACACCCAGAACGGAGCGGACGACGGAGCCGGCcgaccaggagaggagagaagacgacGCCGGAGACAGACGGACGCAGACCCGCAGGCAGAGAGAGGACTCGGCagcaagaggagaagagaagagaggagaagacgagcgagagagagagagaaggagaggagagaagcaacGACGGGGAGGAGAGGGACTCGAGGAGCGCGCAGGCCCGGGACTCGAGAAACAGAGCTCGAGAGCGAGGCGACGGAGAGACGAGGACCGAGCGATGAGGAGTAGCGACGACGGAGACGGACCCGATGGTTGAGGACGAGGAGAGACTGAGGAGGGGAACCCAGAGTCACGAGGGGAGTGGAACCGAGACCAGGAGAGAGCATCCGCCCACCAGCCGGCCGCTAGCCCGAGAGCCCTCCCGACCGGCCGGAGAGTGAGACCGACAGGAAGGACCCAAGAAAGTGAGGACCCGAGGAACCCGACCTGACGCAGATGCGACAGAGACAACGCCGAGAGCGGACGAGCGCGAGAGAAAGAGCAGAAACCGCCGAGGACATGGAGGACACACGCCCGagacgagggaaagagagaaacagaacacgagaagagaagagagagccgaCGATCCTCTGCGACCGGAcaaagaggagaggacgagagccAGAGGAAGACGTCCGAGACCGCCTCGAAGCCTGGCAGAGGGCCAGGACGtggcctgaggagaggagagctaaGGACGAGCGACTAGGCACCGAGGAGAGGACTAAGAGCAGAGCGCAACGACGAACGAGACGCAGCAGCAAAGAGAAAGCAGACACCGGAGACCGAGAACGAAGCCGAGGGAGAGAcacgagcgagaggagaggagacggaggaggacgaaggaggacgaggagaggagaagagaagagaaagagagaaagaaagagaagaaagacagagccAAGACGAAGAGAGAGCACTAACGAGCAAGAGCCTAAAGCAAAGAAAGCGAAGAGAAGAGAATGGAGCAAgcagaagagagaacgagaagagaagagaagacttCTGCCTCTCCCTGACGCGGTTGCTCGGCCGTGGTCTCCATGGCACCATTCCAGGAGCTCTGCAGCTAGTGACTGATTGTTGTCTTCTTTCAACAGGAAAGCGTGTCACCGAACTTGCTCCAGGTGTGTGGCTCTGTATCTGGAGGACAGTACCAACCCTTACGAACGCCCTAGGACCTACGGCTTCCTGGCTAGTCCCCCCCCTCTCAACTATCACCAGTCTGTCGCCCACATCAATACACCTGCGCCCTCCCCTTCCAATCCCCTATaccactctgtctccctcccaaTACACCTGTCTGTCCCTCCCCCTCAATCAACCTGTCCGCCCTCCTCCAAtaacccgggggggggggggttggggggggcgcGGGGTGCGGGgcgcgggggtgggggggggggcggggggggggcgggggggggggggttgggggggggcgggggggggggggcgcggggTGTGGGGCGGGGGGTGGGGGCCGGGGGGGCGGGTCTGGTCTgttcgggggaggggggggggggggggggggggggtgtggggggggtcgggggggggggggggggcgggggggggggggagggggggggggggggggggcgggtgggtggggggggggaggggggtggggtgcgGCGGGGGTGGGTGGGGCGGGCGCGCTGGGTCATCGGGGGGCGGGGTCGGGGGGGGCGGTTGTGGGGGGGGGCgtgggggcgggggggcggggggggggggtggtgtcgagctgggggggggggagggtgggggggggggggcgcgggtGGGCGCGGGCggcgggggggcgggggcggggcggggcggggggggggggggggggtagcggGGGCGGGGGGCGGCCGGGgcgggagggcggggggggggtggggttcgGGGGCCGTGCCCGGCGGCGCGGCGGGGCGGGGGCGGAGGGcgggggtcgggggggggggcgggggggcgggggaggtGCGGGGGGGCGGGGAGAGGGCGGTGGGGGTGGGGGGCgcgggcgggggggggcgggggtcggggggggggggcggcggggcGGGTGCGGGGCGCGGGGGCGGGGGGTCGGGGGGGCCTCGGGGGGGCTGGGGGGTGGGGCGGGGCGGCGGGTGGGGCGGGGGGGTGTCGGGGGGGGGcgtggggggggggcggcgggggggggcgggggggggtggcGGGGGAGGCCGGGGGCGGCGGGGCgggggcggcgggggggggggcaggggggccGCGGGGGAGCagtgggtgggggtgggtgggggggggggcggcgggggccgggggggcggtggggggggggggggcgggggggcggcgcggggagggggggggcggcTGGCGGTGGGCGTGGGCGAGGGTGGGGGGAGGGCGCGGCGCGGGGCGCGGGGGGCGGGCGGCGGGGGCGGGCGTCCGGGGGCGGGCGGGGCGGGGGGGCGGacgggggcgggggcgggggcggggggcggGTTGGGGTGCGGGGCGGGCGggccggggggtgggggggggccgGGCGTGGGGGGCCGGGGGGGGACGGGCTGGGCGGGGCGGGGCGGCGCGGGGCGGGCGGGGGCGCGGGTGTGgtggcagtggggggggggggggggggggagggggggggggcgggggggggggcggcgggccgggggggggcggggcgggggcgGGTCGCGGGGGCGGgtggcggggagggggggggggtggggtgggggggggggggggccgggggggggcgcggcgggcgggggggggggcggggcgggcGAGGGCGCGCGGCGGGGtgggcggcggggggggggggggggggggggggggcgggggggggtctgTCTCCCATCAATACACCTGTCTGTCCCCCCTCCTCAACATACCAGTCTGTCGCCCATCCAATACACCTGTCCCATGCCACTCCCCTCATAGTACCAGTCTGTCGCCGCATCATACACCTGTCTGTCCCTCCCTCAATAACCAGTCTGATCGCCCACATGAAACAATAACACCTGTCTGTCCCTCCCCGCAACTATACCAGTCTTCATCCCATCAAACTACACCCTGTCTGTCGCCCCTCCCCTCAAATATACACAGTGCTTGCGCCCATCACATACACCTgtctgtcccctccccttcaAACACAGTGCTGTCACCCACTAAACACCCTGTCGTCCCTCCCCTCAGAATACCAGCGTCTCGCCATTCAATACACCTGTCTGTCCCTCCCCTCAATATACCAGTCTGTCTCCCATCAATACACCTGTCTGTCCCTCCCCTCAACACACCTGTCTGTCCCTCCCCTCAATATACCTGTCTGTCCCTCCCCTAAATACACCTGTCTGTTGCCCACATTTCCCATCGAGGACCCCTTTGGGAACATCCTCTGGGTCAGACAGGTGTTTGTCTGTTGCCCATAACTACTGCTCAGGATGTAAAGGTGTCCAGTAGAGTCCTAGAGTTGACGTACCTTCTTGGTCTTGCCCATTGCCTTCAGTattgtcatgttgaggtcctccAGGGCTGCCAGGACCTTCTCATATTCACCAAGGTGCTGGGAGAAGTACTcttaaaa
This genomic interval carries:
- the LOC139022564 gene encoding uncharacterized protein, which encodes MAEVVTCPGDLRAYRVQQLRSACQGSSYSSWEYFSQHLGEYEKVLAALEDLNMTILKAMGKTKKPVPPRPPTPGPPPPPGPPAPHPNPPPAPAPAPVRPPAPPAPGRPPPPPAPRAPRRALPPPSPTPTASRPPPPRAAPPPPPPPPPPRPPPPPPPPTPTHCSPAAPLPPPPPPPPRRPRPPPPPPPAPPRRPPPTPPPDTPPPHPPPRPTPQPPRGPPDPPPPRPAPAPPPPPPDPRPPPPAPPTPTALSPPPRTSPAPPPPPPTPALRPRPAAPPGTAPEPHPPPALPPRPPPAPLDTTPPPRPPAPTPPPTTAPPDPAPR